Below is a window of Triticum aestivum cultivar Chinese Spring unplaced genomic scaffold, IWGSC CS RefSeq v2.1 scaffold193996, whole genome shotgun sequence DNA.
TGTCGTTCCTGCTCCTCCATGCGACGAGCCTCTTCCCTGTTTTTCTTTCCTATTTCCTCAAAAAAATGGTGTTGCTCCGCATAGTATTCTTTTaactctctctcttgctctgctttctcctcagcttccgccTTCTCGCGTCGCTCTTCCGCAAATAAACTATTCCACGCACGGCGACTTCTTTCACGAATCTCAGTCACTGCCCAAGCCGGCTTCTCCGTGCCAATCCAACGATAGTACATGCACAGAGGCGGAGGAGACTACAACAAGAAACAAGAATGTTACTAAAGAATCAATGaaaataccaacaatatctatTCGTGATGGTTAAACCATACTGGAGGCTTGTCGTACTCTGAAATAGCTACGGCAGGATCTTCCTCATAATTGGCGCACATGAAAAACTTCATGCCCAACCAATCTGA
It encodes the following:
- the LOC123178244 gene encoding MAP7 domain-containing protein 1-like yields the protein MSFPCSDQSIRPRKMKTASLPPGVAVLRCWCGDLCKVKEVTDFSDWLGMKFFMCANYEEDPAVAISEYDKPPSPPPLCMYYRWIGTEKPAWAVTEIRERSRRAWNSLFAEERREKAEAEEKAEQERELKEYYAEQHHFFEEIGKKNREEARRMEEQERQRKEAREAERQRKKERARQAKATEEAGDGKGKYPRWTQ